One genomic segment of Musa acuminata AAA Group cultivar baxijiao chromosome BXJ3-3, Cavendish_Baxijiao_AAA, whole genome shotgun sequence includes these proteins:
- the LOC135632248 gene encoding BTB/POZ domain-containing protein At5g47800-like isoform X2 — protein sequence MKYMKLGIKPDTFYTGEATRSVLSDVPTDLIIHVNSTKYLLHKFPLLPKCGFIQRLCSDTDTDAGQAIPVALHDVPGGEEAFELCAKFCYGITINLSAHNFVAALSAAKFLRMTESVAKGNFIAKLEYFFESCVLQGWKDSIMVLQSMWRQSGWSDEHRIVQPCMDSVIEKILIHPSQVTWSYTYTRPGYKKQRHGVPKDWWTEDVSDLDLDLFRSIISTVRSTKKLPSALVGEALHVYACRHIPSPLDFQAQSSVARTDETPSKHRRVLEAIVSMIPTETASVSGSFLLRLLKLTIYVGASPSTKAELVRRSGRQLDEVTASDLLLPAGTNAQSHDTGMVKAILESFLLQLRRPMPREETERMTMSVTKVGRTYDSYLRIIASEGGLPASEFIKLAESLPQVSREQHDGLYEAIDTYLKEHPELSKAERKRLCRMIDCRKLSPEALADAIANDQLPLRTIVQLLFVEQERVGGGGGGQHAPVISSKNEVSVAKIAQDEVTSSRNGPEGGHRAEKTKVVPSPSESKIAEEERKVKAGGLATKLKTK from the exons ATGAAGTACATGAAACTTGGAATAAAGCCAGACACTTTCTACACAGGGGAAGCTACAAG ATCAGTGCTATCAGATGTTCCAACTGATCTCATCATTCATGTTAATAGCACCAAATACCTCTTGCATAAG TTTCCACTTCTGCCGAAGTGCGGTTTCATCCAACGCCTCTGCTCCGACACCGACACCGACGCCGGCCAAGCAATCCCGGTGGCTCTTCATGATGTTCCGGGAGGGGAAGAAGCCTTTGAGCTCTGTGCCAAGTTCTGCTACGGCATCACCATCAACCTCAGCGCCCACAACTTTGTGGCAGCACTGTCTGCAGCAAAATTCCTGCGCATGACCGAGTCGGTGGCCAAAGGAAACTTCATCGCCAAGCTCGAGTACTTCTTCGAGTCATGCGTCCTCCAAGGTTGGAAGGACTCGATCATGGTGCTCCAGTCCATGTGGAGACAGTCCGGGTGGTCGGATGAACACAGGATCGTGCAGCCATGCATGGATTCCGTCATCGAGAAGATCCTCATCCATCCATCGCAG GTTACATGGTCCTACACCTACACGAGGCCAGGCTACAAGAAGCAGCGACATGGCGTCCCCAAGGACTGGTGGACCGAGGATGTTTCCGATCTCGACCTCGATCTCTTTCGATCCATCATCTCCACCGTCAGATCCACCAAGAAGCTCCCTTCGGCCCTCGTCGGCGAAGCCCTCCATGTCTATGCCTGCAGACACATACCGAGCCCACTGGACTTCCAAGCTCAGAGCTCTGTAGCACGAACTGACGAAACCCCGAGCAAGCACCGACGAGTGCTCGAGGCCATCGTGAGCATGATCCCGACCGAAACAGCATCCGTCTCCGGCAGCTTCTTGCTGAGGCTTCTTAAGCTTACAATCTACGTCGGAGCCTCTCCGTCTACCAAAGCCGAGCTCGTGAGACGATCAGGTCGCCAACTGGATGAAGTCACTGCAAGCGATCTGCTTCTTCCGGCGGGCACAAACGCCCAGTCTCATGACACCGGCATGGTGAAGGCAATCCTGGAGAGCTTCCTGCTGCAACTCCGCCGACCGATGCCCCGAGAGGAGACCGAAAGGATGACCATGTCCGTGACCAAGGTGGGGAGGACCTACGACTCCTACCTGCGGATCATTGCAAGCGAGGGTGGTTTACCGGCGTCGGAGTTCATCAAGCTCGCAGAGTCCCTGCCTCAAGTGTCAAGAGAGCAACATGATGGGCTCTATGAAGCCATTGATACCTACCTAAAG GAGCACCCGGAGTTGAGCAAGGCAGAGAGGAAGAGACTCTGCAGAATGATCGACTGCCGGAAACTATCGCCGGAAGCACTTGCAGATGCTATAGCCAACGACCAGCTGCCACTGCGCACGATCGTGCAGCTTCTGTTCGTCGAGCAAGAGAGGGTTGGAGGAGGCGGTGGTGGTCAACACGCTCCTGTCATCTCATCCAAGAACGAGGTTTCAGTGGCCAAGATAGCTCAAGACGAGGTCACAAGCTCCAGAAATGGACCGGAGGGTGGACACAGAGCCGAGAAAACGAAGGTGGTGCCATCACCATCCGAATCCAAGATagcagaagaggagaggaaggtgaAGGCTGGAGGACTCGCCACCAAGCTCAAGACCAAGTGA
- the LOC135583158 gene encoding nuclear transcription factor Y subunit C-6-like, protein MDQPGHTTPPVMGVATGVPYAAAAGGGPYQAYQHLYHQQQQQQQQQLQLFWADQYREIEQTTDFKNHSLPLARIKKIMKADEDVRMIAAEAPVVFARACEMFILELTHRSWAHAEENKRRTLQKNDIAAAISRTDVFDFLIDIVPREEGKEDVARPLGGPPTDPMSYYYVQQ, encoded by the coding sequence ATGGATCAGCCGGGCCACACCACCCCGCCGGTGATGGGCGTCGCCACTGGGGTGCCCTACGCCGCGGCTGCCGGCGGCGGCCCCTACCAGGCCTACCAGCATCTGTACcaccagcaacagcagcagcagcagcagcagctccagTTGTTCTGGGCCGACCAGTACCGCGAGATCGAGCAGACCACCGACTTCAAGAACCACAGCCTGCCGCTCGCCCGGATCAAGAAGATCATGAAGGCCGACGAGGACGTCCGCATGATCGCCGCCGAGGCCCCCGTGGTCTTCGCCAGGGCCTGCGAGATGTTCATCCTCGAGCTCACGCACCGGTCGTGGGCTCACGCCGAGGAGAACAAGCGCCGCACCTTGCAGAAAAATGACATAGCCGCCGCCATCTCCCGCACCGACGTCTTCGACTTCCTCATCGACATCGTGCCGAGAGAGGAGGGGAAGGAAGACGTGGCACGCCCGCTCGGTGGCCCGCCCACCGACCCGATGTCTTACTACTATGTccagcagtag
- the LOC135634133 gene encoding fructose-bisphosphate aldolase 5, cytosolic has translation MSAFVGKYADELIQTAKYIATPGKGILAADESTGTIGKRLSSINVENTEPNRQALRELLFTTFDALPSLSGVILFEETLYQKTSAGKPFVDVLADNKVIPGIKVDKGIVELAGTNGETTTQGFDSLGARCQQYYKAGARFAKWRAVLKIGPTEPSELAIQQNAQGLARYAIICQENGLVPIVEPEILTDGDHDIKKCAAVTETVLAAVYKALNDHHVLLEGTLLKPNMVTPGSDSPKVAPAVVAEYTVGALRRTVPPAVPGIVFLSGGQSEEEATLNLNAMNKLGVLKPWTLSFSFGRALQQSTIKKWSGKKENVPSAQAAFLARCKANSEATLGKYAGCAADAAASESLYVKDYKY, from the exons ATGTCTGCCTTCGTTGGAAAGTATGCAG ACGAACTGATCCAGACCGCCAAGTACATTGCCACCCCCGGGAAGGGCATCCTGGCCGCCGACGAGAGCACCGGCACCATCGGCAAGCGGCTGTCGAGCATCAACGTGGAGAACACGGAGCCAAACCGCCAGGCCCTCCGCGAGCTCCTCTTCACCACCTTCGACGCCCTCCCCTCCCTGTCCGGCGTCATCCTCTTCGAGGAGACGCTGTACCAGAAGACCTCCGCCGGCAAGCCCTTCGTCGACGTCCTCGCCGACAACAAGGTCATCCCCGGCATCAAGGTGGACAAGGGCATCGTGGAGCTCGCCGGCACCAACGGCGAGACAACCACCCAGGGCTTTGACTCGCTGGGCGCCCGGTGCCAGCAGTACTACAAGGCCGGGGCCCGATTCGCCAAATGGCGGGCGGTACTCAAGATCGGGCCGACGGAGCCGTCGGAACTCGCCATCCAGCAGAACGCCCAGGGGCTGGCCAGGTATGCCATCATCTGCCAGGAGAACGGCCTCGTCCCCATCGTCGAGCCGGAGATCCTCACCGACGGCGACCACGACATCAAGAAGTGCGCCGCCGTCACCGAGACGGTGCTCGCCGCCGTCTACAAGGCGCTCAACGACCACCACGTGCTTCTCGAGGGCACGCTCCTGAAGCCCAACATGGTCACGCCCGGCTCCGACAGCCCAAAG GTAGCGCCGGCGGTGGTGGCCGAGTACACCGTGGGGGCGCTGCGCCGCACCGTGCCCCCGGCGGTGCCGGGGATCGTGTTCCTGTCGGGAGGACAGAGCGAGGAGGAGGCGACGCTGAACCTTAACGCCATGAACAAGCTGGGGGTGCTGAAGCCGTGGACCTTGTCCTTCTCCTTCGGCAGGGCTCTGCAGCAGAGCACCATCAAGAAGTGGAGCGGGAAGAAGGAGAACGTGCCGTCGGCCCAGGCGGCGTTCCTGGCGAGGTGCAAGGCCAACTCGGAGGCGACGCTCGGGAAGTACGCCGGCTGCGCTGCTGATGCAGCGGCCTCGGAGAGCCTGTACGTGAAAGATTACAAGTACTAG
- the LOC135633898 gene encoding uncharacterized protein LOC135633898 has product MTNIVGLIVKKIVPNMEEPAATAHRDPAEEPTPQCSVISIYRAMVRGVPRNVTVVWTKNLMNHSLSVSIDKSNGESPLTCKVDLKPWPFWSKLKGSKSFDDDSERLDVFWNLRSAKFSDGPEPLENYYVALVCGEEVVMLLGDLKKKAYRKTRSRPSLEDVTLLSKKENVFGKKCFSSRVKFDDRKKEHDIIVVNSISGHKDPEMWISIDGIVLIHVSNLQWKFRGNETVWVEQVPVQVFWDVHGWLFRGPGSGHALFIFKPGLPASAAAGNRGSSGKPTSSRRNNSESSLVSSCGGGGSQEFCFFLYAWRMD; this is encoded by the coding sequence ATGACTAACATAGTAGGATTGATCGTCAAAAAGATCGTACCAAATATGGAGGAGCCCGCTGCCACCGCTCATCGTGATCCTGCAGAGGAACCAACACCGCAATGCTCAGTGATCTCCATATACCGAGCGATGGTAAGAGGCGTACCTCGAAATGTGACGGTGGTCTGGACCAAGAACCTCATGAACCACTCGCTCTCCGTCTCCATCGACAAGTCCAACGGCGAGAGCCCCTTAACGTGCAAGGTGGACCTCAAGCCATGGCCATTTTGGAGCAAGTTGAAGGGCTCCAAGTCCTTCGACGACGACAGCGAGCGCCTTGACGTCTTCTGGAACCTCCGGTCGGCGAAATTCTCCGACGGGCCCGAGCCATTGGAGAACTACTATGTCGCACTCGTCTGCGGCGAGGAAGTCGTCATGTTGCTGGGTGATCTGAAGAAGAAAGCCTACAGGAAGACCAGGTCGAGGCCCTCTTTGGAGGACGTCACGTTGCTCTCCAAGAAGGAGAACGTCTTCGGAAAGAAGTGCTTCTCGTCCAGGGTGAAGTTCGATGACCGGAAGAAGGAGCACGACATCATCGTGGTGAACTCCATCTCAGGGCACAAGGACCCGGAGATGTGGATCAGCATCGACGGCATCGTCCTGATCCACGTGAGCAATCTGCAGTGGAAGTTCCGGGGCAACGAGACGGTGTGGGTGGAGCAGGTGCCGGTGCAGGTGTTCTGGGACGTGCACGGCTGGCTCTTCAGAGGCCCCGGATCGGGGCATGCCCTGTTCATCTTCAAGCCCGGATTGCCGGCCTCGGCAGCGGCGGGGAACCGCGGCAGCAGCGGCAAGCCGACTAGCTCCAGGCGCAACAACAGCGAGAGCTCCTTGGTCAGCAGCTGTGGTGGGGGTGGGTCTCAGGAGTTCTGCTTCTTTCTGTACGCCTGGAGGATGGACTGA
- the LOC135632248 gene encoding BTB/POZ domain-containing protein At5g47800-like isoform X1, protein MKYMKLGIKPDTFYTGEATRSVLSDVPTDLIIHVNSTKYLLHKFPLLPKCGFIQRLCSDTDTDAGQAIPVALHDVPGGEEAFELCAKFCYGITINLSAHNFVAALSAAKFLRMTESVAKGNFIAKLEYFFESCVLQGWKDSIMVLQSMWRQSGWSDEHRIVQPCMDSVIEKILIHPSQVLMQQQRGLSSSKLILDDHGVDLQVTWSYTYTRPGYKKQRHGVPKDWWTEDVSDLDLDLFRSIISTVRSTKKLPSALVGEALHVYACRHIPSPLDFQAQSSVARTDETPSKHRRVLEAIVSMIPTETASVSGSFLLRLLKLTIYVGASPSTKAELVRRSGRQLDEVTASDLLLPAGTNAQSHDTGMVKAILESFLLQLRRPMPREETERMTMSVTKVGRTYDSYLRIIASEGGLPASEFIKLAESLPQVSREQHDGLYEAIDTYLKEHPELSKAERKRLCRMIDCRKLSPEALADAIANDQLPLRTIVQLLFVEQERVGGGGGGQHAPVISSKNEVSVAKIAQDEVTSSRNGPEGGHRAEKTKVVPSPSESKIAEEERKVKAGGLATKLKTK, encoded by the exons ATGAAGTACATGAAACTTGGAATAAAGCCAGACACTTTCTACACAGGGGAAGCTACAAG ATCAGTGCTATCAGATGTTCCAACTGATCTCATCATTCATGTTAATAGCACCAAATACCTCTTGCATAAG TTTCCACTTCTGCCGAAGTGCGGTTTCATCCAACGCCTCTGCTCCGACACCGACACCGACGCCGGCCAAGCAATCCCGGTGGCTCTTCATGATGTTCCGGGAGGGGAAGAAGCCTTTGAGCTCTGTGCCAAGTTCTGCTACGGCATCACCATCAACCTCAGCGCCCACAACTTTGTGGCAGCACTGTCTGCAGCAAAATTCCTGCGCATGACCGAGTCGGTGGCCAAAGGAAACTTCATCGCCAAGCTCGAGTACTTCTTCGAGTCATGCGTCCTCCAAGGTTGGAAGGACTCGATCATGGTGCTCCAGTCCATGTGGAGACAGTCCGGGTGGTCGGATGAACACAGGATCGTGCAGCCATGCATGGATTCCGTCATCGAGAAGATCCTCATCCATCCATCGCAGGTTCTTATGCAGCAACAAAGAGGTTTGTCTTCATCGAAGCTTATCTTAGATGATCATGGTGTTGATCTCCAGGTTACATGGTCCTACACCTACACGAGGCCAGGCTACAAGAAGCAGCGACATGGCGTCCCCAAGGACTGGTGGACCGAGGATGTTTCCGATCTCGACCTCGATCTCTTTCGATCCATCATCTCCACCGTCAGATCCACCAAGAAGCTCCCTTCGGCCCTCGTCGGCGAAGCCCTCCATGTCTATGCCTGCAGACACATACCGAGCCCACTGGACTTCCAAGCTCAGAGCTCTGTAGCACGAACTGACGAAACCCCGAGCAAGCACCGACGAGTGCTCGAGGCCATCGTGAGCATGATCCCGACCGAAACAGCATCCGTCTCCGGCAGCTTCTTGCTGAGGCTTCTTAAGCTTACAATCTACGTCGGAGCCTCTCCGTCTACCAAAGCCGAGCTCGTGAGACGATCAGGTCGCCAACTGGATGAAGTCACTGCAAGCGATCTGCTTCTTCCGGCGGGCACAAACGCCCAGTCTCATGACACCGGCATGGTGAAGGCAATCCTGGAGAGCTTCCTGCTGCAACTCCGCCGACCGATGCCCCGAGAGGAGACCGAAAGGATGACCATGTCCGTGACCAAGGTGGGGAGGACCTACGACTCCTACCTGCGGATCATTGCAAGCGAGGGTGGTTTACCGGCGTCGGAGTTCATCAAGCTCGCAGAGTCCCTGCCTCAAGTGTCAAGAGAGCAACATGATGGGCTCTATGAAGCCATTGATACCTACCTAAAG GAGCACCCGGAGTTGAGCAAGGCAGAGAGGAAGAGACTCTGCAGAATGATCGACTGCCGGAAACTATCGCCGGAAGCACTTGCAGATGCTATAGCCAACGACCAGCTGCCACTGCGCACGATCGTGCAGCTTCTGTTCGTCGAGCAAGAGAGGGTTGGAGGAGGCGGTGGTGGTCAACACGCTCCTGTCATCTCATCCAAGAACGAGGTTTCAGTGGCCAAGATAGCTCAAGACGAGGTCACAAGCTCCAGAAATGGACCGGAGGGTGGACACAGAGCCGAGAAAACGAAGGTGGTGCCATCACCATCCGAATCCAAGATagcagaagaggagaggaaggtgaAGGCTGGAGGACTCGCCACCAAGCTCAAGACCAAGTGA